A window of the bacterium genome harbors these coding sequences:
- the nifA gene encoding nif-specific transcriptional activator NifA: MKSDLNAKKLRVLYGFSKLVGQALDLDRTLSDMLRVLSESLSMKRATITLRRKESNVLAIVASHGLTEKERQRGVYRINEGVTGHIFRTAQPYIIPDIRQEPLFLNRTGAREINRERISFLGVPILLGGVPIGVLNVDRLFGNEVSFEEDIEFLTVVSALIAQIVRLNREVEEREERLVIANKSLRAEISEKYHNFFLVGSSPSMQEVQSIIKKVAHSKASVLLLGESGTGKTLVARIIHEMSDRASYPFVKLNCAALPENLLESELFGYEKGAFTGADKTKPGRIEEACGGTLFLDEIGELPLVLQTKLLRFLQEREFERLGSNQTRKVDVRIITATNKNLVEAVKEGAFRGDLYYRLNVIPLHIPALRERRGDIPSLIDLFLKKFATEYNKPLQLTPEAREALISYKWPGNVRELENLVERIAILAEGEVIGLEDLPLPASAVAVEAPAPPKPAEEEAPRSPAQKSLKELERDEMLRALERNDWIQARAAKELGLSERQFSYRVKKLGLKLQIFIGK; this comes from the coding sequence ATGAAATCGGATCTGAACGCCAAAAAACTGCGCGTTTTATACGGGTTCAGCAAGCTGGTCGGGCAGGCGCTCGATCTCGACCGCACCCTGAGCGACATGCTCCGGGTTCTTTCCGAATCGCTTTCGATGAAGCGGGCGACGATAACCCTTCGCCGGAAGGAGTCAAACGTCCTTGCCATCGTCGCCTCCCACGGCCTCACCGAAAAGGAGCGCCAGAGGGGCGTCTACAGGATTAACGAGGGCGTGACGGGACACATCTTCCGCACCGCGCAGCCCTACATCATCCCCGACATCCGTCAGGAGCCGCTTTTTTTGAACCGCACCGGGGCGAGGGAGATAAACCGCGAGCGCATATCCTTCCTCGGCGTCCCGATTCTGCTCGGCGGGGTTCCGATAGGCGTTTTGAACGTGGACAGGCTCTTCGGCAACGAAGTCTCCTTCGAGGAGGACATCGAGTTTCTCACCGTCGTCTCGGCGCTTATCGCGCAGATAGTACGGCTGAACAGGGAGGTCGAGGAGCGCGAAGAGCGGCTGGTCATCGCCAACAAGTCCCTCAGGGCGGAGATATCCGAGAAATACCACAACTTCTTCCTCGTCGGCTCCAGCCCCTCGATGCAGGAGGTGCAAAGCATCATCAAGAAGGTGGCGCATAGCAAGGCCTCCGTGCTCCTTCTCGGCGAATCGGGCACGGGAAAGACGCTTGTGGCCAGAATAATCCACGAGATGAGCGACCGGGCCTCGTATCCCTTCGTGAAGCTCAATTGCGCCGCCCTGCCGGAAAATCTCCTCGAATCGGAGCTTTTCGGCTACGAAAAGGGGGCCTTCACCGGCGCGGACAAGACAAAGCCCGGCAGGATAGAGGAGGCTTGCGGGGGAACCCTCTTTCTGGACGAGATAGGCGAACTGCCCCTCGTGCTGCAGACCAAGCTCCTTCGCTTCTTGCAGGAGCGCGAGTTCGAGCGTCTCGGCTCGAACCAGACCCGCAAGGTAGACGTGAGAATAATCACCGCCACCAACAAAAACCTCGTCGAAGCCGTAAAGGAAGGCGCTTTTCGGGGCGATCTTTACTACCGCCTCAACGTAATCCCCCTGCACATCCCCGCCCTGCGCGAGCGCCGGGGCGACATACCCTCCCTCATCGACCTCTTTTTGAAAAAGTTCGCGACGGAATACAACAAGCCGCTGCAACTCACCCCGGAGGCCCGCGAAGCGCTGATCTCCTACAAATGGCCGGGAAACGTGCGCGAACTTGAAAACCTCGTCGAGAGAATCGCAATCCTCGCCGAAGGCGAAGTAATCGGTCTGGAAGACCTCCCTCTGCCCGCCTCCGCCGTGGCCGTCGAAGCGCCCGCCCCCCCGAAACCCGCCGAAGAAGAAGCCCCCAGATCCCCCGCGCAAAAATCGCTAAAGGAGCTCGAACGCGACGAGATGCTCCGCGCCCTCGAAAGAAACGACTGGATACAGGCCCGTGCCGCCAAGGAACTCGGCCTCAGCGAACGCCAGTTCAGCTACCGGGTAAAAAAACTCGGGCTCAAATTGCAGATATTCATAGGGAAATAG